One segment of Agrococcus sp. ProA11 DNA contains the following:
- a CDS encoding CDP-alcohol phosphatidyltransferase family protein, with amino-acid sequence MTEAFADTYRRLASTQKGHARGAPGYSVYVNRRIGRVLAAAAFRWGWTPNGATAFSALHTFVGIGLLLALPTQWWSGVLIAVLLALGYAWDSADGQLARLRGGGSLSGEWLDHFVDALKIASLHLAVLLALWLHTPYRDTAWLLVPLVFSIVGVVTFFGMLLNDLLKGKAGVRSTHARGGGTFARSMLLIPTDFGLLCLVFLLWGWTTGFLWIYTALALANAAFLMLAAVKWFTEMQQLDRDSQ; translated from the coding sequence ATGACCGAGGCGTTCGCCGACACGTACCGCAGGCTGGCCAGCACGCAGAAGGGTCACGCGCGGGGCGCACCGGGCTATTCGGTCTACGTCAATCGCCGCATCGGCCGAGTGCTCGCCGCTGCGGCATTCCGGTGGGGCTGGACGCCCAACGGAGCGACCGCGTTCAGTGCGCTGCACACCTTCGTCGGCATCGGCCTGCTCCTCGCGCTGCCCACCCAGTGGTGGTCGGGCGTGCTCATCGCCGTGCTGCTGGCGCTCGGCTACGCCTGGGATTCCGCCGACGGGCAGCTCGCGCGGCTGCGCGGGGGAGGAAGCCTCTCGGGGGAGTGGCTCGACCACTTCGTCGATGCGCTCAAGATCGCCTCGCTGCACCTCGCGGTGCTGCTCGCGCTGTGGCTGCACACGCCCTACCGCGACACAGCGTGGCTGCTGGTGCCGCTCGTGTTCTCGATCGTCGGCGTCGTCACCTTCTTCGGCATGCTGCTGAACGACCTGCTGAAGGGCAAGGCCGGCGTGCGATCCACGCACGCCCGCGGCGGCGGCACGTTCGCCCGCTCGATGCTGCTGATCCCCACCGACTTCGGGCTGCTCTGCCTCGTCTTCCTGCTCTGGGGATGGACGACCGGCTTCCTCTGGATCTACACCGCGCTGGCGCTCGCGAACGCCGCCTTCCTGATGCTCGCCGCGGTCAAGTGGTTCACGGAGATGCAGCAGCTGGACCGGGACTCGCAGTGA
- a CDS encoding glycosyltransferase, whose translation MRSDAAVHRPVLVAVPTYCRVPQLPALVRAIRQDAQTVEADLRLLVVDNDPDRSAEQTAATLGVDYLAEPIPGIAANRQAALDAAADDELVVMIDDDLMPEPGWLQGLVDAWLRYQPAAVMGYVRYVWPEGTDPWIAAGGFVRRTEFPTGQRLSTFVTGNVLIDAAKVRALGVRFDVSLGLSGGSDVQFGRDLLASGGVIVASADSVARDDIEAARTTRAFVRRRTICQGQVRARLFTRADTRASNLAKRAGFLVGGIVRLPAFAVAELTARARGDLAGSAGYRRRIWFAQGRILGAVGRDEFEYARATPAPALP comes from the coding sequence GTGAGGAGCGACGCCGCGGTGCACCGGCCGGTCTTGGTCGCCGTGCCGACGTACTGCCGTGTTCCACAGCTGCCTGCGCTCGTGCGCGCGATCCGGCAGGACGCGCAGACCGTGGAGGCCGACCTCCGGCTCCTCGTCGTGGACAACGATCCCGACCGGTCCGCTGAGCAGACGGCAGCCACGCTCGGCGTCGACTATCTCGCCGAGCCGATCCCCGGCATCGCGGCCAATCGCCAAGCAGCGCTGGATGCGGCGGCAGACGACGAACTGGTCGTCATGATCGACGACGACCTCATGCCCGAGCCCGGCTGGCTCCAGGGCCTCGTCGACGCGTGGCTGCGATATCAGCCGGCAGCCGTGATGGGCTACGTCCGCTACGTGTGGCCGGAGGGCACCGACCCCTGGATCGCGGCCGGAGGCTTCGTGCGGCGCACCGAGTTCCCGACCGGGCAGCGACTGTCGACGTTCGTGACCGGCAACGTGCTCATCGACGCAGCGAAGGTGCGCGCCCTCGGCGTCCGATTCGATGTCTCGCTCGGGCTCTCCGGCGGCTCGGACGTGCAGTTCGGGCGCGACCTGCTCGCGAGCGGCGGTGTGATCGTCGCGTCAGCCGATTCCGTGGCGCGGGACGACATCGAAGCGGCACGCACGACGCGCGCATTCGTGCGCCGACGCACGATCTGCCAGGGTCAAGTGCGAGCGCGCCTCTTCACGAGAGCCGACACCCGCGCCAGCAATCTGGCCAAGCGCGCCGGATTCCTGGTCGGCGGAATCGTCCGCCTGCCCGCGTTCGCAGTCGCCGAGCTGACCGCCAGGGCGCGTGGGGATCTGGCCGGCAGCGCTGGCTACCGGCGGCGGATCTGGTTCGCGCAGGGGCGAATCCTGGGCGCGGTCGGTCGCGACGAGTTCGAGTACGCGCGCGCCACTCCGGCACCGGCGCTGCCCTGA
- a CDS encoding adenylyltransferase/cytidyltransferase family protein, with protein MTRIGYAAGGFDLFHVGHLNLLRQAREHCDELVAGVVSDEMLHEVKGVEAVIPTLERVEIVRSIRWVDRVHVETVPDKLDTWREVGFTHFFKGDDWRGTERGLRLEREFAEVGVEIVYFPYTAHTSSSVLRRALSQLDEMADATRRRSPRRAAAF; from the coding sequence ATGACACGCATCGGGTATGCAGCGGGAGGGTTCGACCTCTTCCACGTCGGCCACCTCAACCTGCTCCGCCAGGCACGCGAGCACTGCGACGAGCTCGTCGCCGGCGTCGTGAGCGACGAGATGCTGCACGAGGTCAAGGGCGTCGAGGCGGTGATCCCCACGCTGGAGCGCGTCGAGATCGTTCGCTCCATCCGCTGGGTCGATCGCGTGCACGTCGAGACGGTGCCCGACAAGCTCGACACCTGGCGAGAGGTCGGCTTCACGCACTTCTTCAAGGGCGACGACTGGCGAGGCACCGAGCGCGGGCTGCGGCTCGAGCGCGAGTTCGCCGAGGTCGGCGTCGAGATCGTCTACTTCCCCTACACGGCGCACACGTCGAGCAGCGTGCTCCGGCGCGCCCTCTCGCAGCTGGACGAGATGGCGGATGCGACGAGGCGCCGGTCTCCTCGCCGCGCTGCCGCCTTCTAG
- a CDS encoding zf-HC2 domain-containing protein, translating into MSTLEEKTDCAEARAALEEYLHKELCAEDAADVRAHLEQCEECSAEHHVGETLTSALQGACKDRAPEELRERLLESLRAAQAQHG; encoded by the coding sequence GTGAGCACCCTGGAGGAGAAGACGGACTGCGCCGAGGCGCGCGCGGCCTTGGAGGAGTACCTCCACAAGGAGCTCTGCGCCGAGGACGCCGCTGACGTGCGTGCGCACCTCGAGCAGTGCGAGGAGTGCTCAGCGGAGCACCACGTGGGGGAGACCCTCACGAGCGCGCTCCAGGGCGCATGCAAGGACCGCGCCCCGGAAGAGCTGCGCGAGCGGCTGCTGGAGAGCCTGCGCGCTGCCCAGGCGCAGCACGGCTGA
- a CDS encoding glycosyltransferase, with the protein MRTGSRRPIRVMQSFGPPRPTSNPYVHMLDAALAATPGVEHLRFDRRRALLGRYDAIQFHWPDTLFGGSSPVRVAARRIFAEALRIRLALSRIAVLRTVHNLEPHASSTPWERRYLAWLERRTDHRILLHELTGIPADVPSTLIRHGHYRDWFAAMPAAEPSRNLLGFVGLVRPYKGVEELLDAFGTTASRHPELRLRIAGNPSSEQVAREVRRRAALDARVSLDLRYLSEEEFVDAVTQVSGLVLPYRFMLNSGTVLAALSLQRPVLVPRTEINEALAREVGPDWITMFDGALTGEHVAHFAASLDAPRTAAPDLSLRDWDRAGPLHRTAFSQAVAHRDARRRP; encoded by the coding sequence ATGCGCACCGGGAGTCGTCGGCCCATCAGGGTCATGCAGTCCTTCGGCCCGCCTCGGCCGACCTCCAACCCCTACGTGCACATGCTGGATGCCGCGCTGGCAGCCACCCCCGGGGTCGAGCACCTCCGGTTCGATCGCCGCCGCGCGCTCCTCGGTCGCTACGACGCGATCCAGTTCCATTGGCCAGACACGCTCTTCGGTGGGTCGAGCCCGGTCCGCGTCGCCGCGCGCCGCATCTTCGCTGAGGCGCTCCGGATCCGGCTCGCGCTCTCGCGCATCGCCGTGCTTCGCACCGTGCACAACCTCGAGCCGCACGCCAGCTCGACGCCGTGGGAGCGACGCTATCTCGCATGGCTCGAGCGCAGGACCGACCATCGCATCCTGCTGCACGAGCTGACCGGGATCCCCGCGGACGTGCCGTCGACGCTGATCCGTCACGGGCACTACCGCGACTGGTTCGCCGCGATGCCTGCGGCCGAGCCGTCTCGGAACCTGCTCGGATTCGTCGGCCTCGTGCGCCCCTACAAGGGGGTCGAAGAGCTGCTCGACGCCTTCGGCACCACGGCCTCGCGGCACCCGGAGCTCCGGCTGCGCATCGCCGGCAATCCTTCGTCCGAGCAGGTCGCGCGCGAGGTCCGTCGGCGCGCCGCGCTCGATGCCAGGGTCTCCCTCGACCTCCGCTATCTGTCCGAGGAGGAGTTCGTGGACGCTGTTACGCAAGTCTCGGGATTGGTGCTACCGTACCGATTCATGCTCAACTCCGGCACGGTGCTCGCGGCGCTCTCCTTGCAGCGCCCCGTCCTCGTGCCGCGCACGGAGATCAACGAGGCACTGGCGCGCGAAGTCGGGCCAGACTGGATCACGATGTTCGACGGCGCCCTCACCGGCGAGCATGTCGCGCACTTCGCTGCCTCGCTCGACGCCCCGCGCACTGCGGCGCCGGATCTCTCGCTGCGCGACTGGGACCGCGCAGGCCCGCTGCATCGCACCGCGTTCTCGCAGGCGGTCGCGCACCGCGACGCTCGGCGGCGGCCGTGA
- the aceA gene encoding isocitrate lyase, producing the protein MTEQDRTPDTRSTLATEAAELELEWAADARWNGIVRDYTAADVVRLRGSVTEEHTLARRGAERLFERLHADPTPIRALGALTGNQAVQQVRAGLEAIYLSGWQVAADANLSGQTYPDQSLYPANSVPAVVRRINNALQRADQIERGEGTSTVDDWFAPIVADAEAGFGGPLNAFELMRSMIVAGAAGVHWEDQLASEKKCGHLGGKVLIPTQQHVRTLNAARLASDVERVPSIIIARTDAEAATLLTSDVDERDRRFLTGGRTSEGFYEVANGIEPCIARGRAYAPYADLLWMETGKPDLEIARAFAEGIKSEFPDQLLAYNCSPSFNWKQHLDDDQISAFQRELGAMGFRFQFITLAGFHALNHSMFDLAKGYADNHMTAYVDLQEREFAAEAQGYTATKHQREVGTGWFDQVATALNPNSGTLALAGSTESEQFD; encoded by the coding sequence ATGACCGAGCAGGACCGGACACCGGACACCCGGAGCACGCTGGCGACCGAAGCCGCTGAGCTGGAGCTGGAATGGGCGGCGGACGCCCGCTGGAACGGCATCGTCCGGGACTACACCGCTGCGGACGTCGTCCGACTGCGCGGCTCCGTGACCGAGGAGCACACGCTGGCGCGCCGCGGTGCGGAGCGCCTGTTCGAGCGCCTGCACGCCGACCCCACGCCGATCCGCGCCCTGGGCGCCCTGACCGGCAACCAGGCCGTGCAGCAGGTGCGCGCCGGCCTCGAGGCGATCTACCTCTCGGGGTGGCAGGTGGCCGCGGATGCGAACCTGTCGGGCCAGACCTACCCCGACCAGTCGCTCTACCCCGCCAACTCGGTGCCCGCGGTCGTCCGCCGCATCAACAACGCGCTGCAGCGTGCCGATCAGATCGAGCGCGGCGAGGGCACCTCGACCGTCGACGACTGGTTCGCGCCCATCGTGGCCGATGCCGAAGCCGGATTCGGCGGCCCGCTCAACGCCTTCGAGCTCATGCGCAGCATGATCGTCGCCGGCGCGGCCGGCGTCCACTGGGAGGATCAGCTCGCGAGCGAGAAGAAGTGCGGCCACCTGGGCGGCAAGGTGCTCATCCCCACGCAGCAGCACGTGCGCACCCTGAACGCCGCGCGCCTCGCCTCCGACGTGGAGCGGGTGCCGAGCATCATCATCGCCCGCACCGACGCCGAGGCGGCGACGCTGCTCACGAGCGACGTCGACGAGCGCGACCGCCGCTTCCTCACCGGCGGCCGCACGAGCGAGGGCTTCTACGAGGTGGCGAACGGCATCGAGCCCTGCATCGCCCGCGGCCGGGCCTACGCCCCGTACGCCGACCTGCTCTGGATGGAGACCGGCAAGCCGGATCTGGAGATCGCGCGCGCCTTCGCCGAGGGCATCAAGAGCGAGTTCCCCGACCAGCTGCTCGCCTACAACTGCTCGCCGTCCTTCAACTGGAAGCAGCACCTCGACGACGACCAGATCTCGGCGTTCCAGCGCGAGCTGGGTGCGATGGGCTTCCGCTTCCAGTTCATCACCCTGGCTGGCTTCCACGCCCTGAACCACTCCATGTTCGACCTGGCGAAGGGCTACGCCGACAACCACATGACCGCCTACGTCGACCTGCAGGAGCGCGAGTTCGCCGCCGAGGCGCAGGGGTACACCGCGACCAAGCACCAGCGCGAGGTCGGCACGGGCTGGTTCGACCAGGTCGCCACCGCACTCAACCCCAACTCGGGAACGCTGGCGCTCGCCGGTTCCACCGAGTCCGAGCAGTTCGACTGA
- a CDS encoding glycosyltransferase family 2 protein yields MTGEVAAPLPAFAVVIVNFGSSTLLREHAASIELPAGGRIIVVDCFSGSREQARVRELAEEHGWTAVLLEENLGFGGGTNAGVARADELGARVVVALNPDARIDAASLRALVTAVQRDPMLLASPTIVGPGGEPWFAGADLYLADGAVRGARARPRFPGADRREWATGACFAISLELWHATGGFDEEYFLYWEDVDLSHRVLDRGGRWALVDATVVHDAGGTQEVVPGRAKSDIYYYYNIRNRLLYAAKHLDEEHVRGWLRTAPRVGLDVLLRGGRRQLVVSIRPWRAYLRALRDGRRLVREHRTARQPHTTRGAVR; encoded by the coding sequence GTGACGGGCGAGGTGGCCGCGCCGCTGCCCGCGTTCGCGGTCGTGATCGTGAACTTCGGCTCGAGCACGCTGCTGCGGGAGCACGCCGCGTCGATCGAGCTGCCCGCCGGTGGCCGGATCATCGTGGTCGACTGCTTCAGCGGCAGCCGGGAGCAGGCGCGCGTGCGCGAGCTCGCGGAGGAGCACGGCTGGACGGCGGTGCTGCTGGAGGAGAACCTCGGCTTCGGCGGCGGCACGAACGCCGGCGTGGCACGAGCGGACGAGCTGGGCGCCCGAGTCGTCGTGGCGCTGAACCCCGATGCGCGCATCGACGCAGCATCGCTGAGGGCGCTCGTGACGGCGGTGCAGCGCGATCCCATGCTGCTCGCGTCGCCGACGATCGTCGGACCTGGCGGCGAGCCGTGGTTCGCCGGCGCCGACCTGTACCTCGCGGACGGCGCCGTGCGCGGCGCCCGAGCGCGGCCGCGCTTCCCCGGCGCCGACCGGCGCGAGTGGGCCACCGGGGCGTGCTTCGCGATCTCGCTCGAGCTCTGGCATGCCACGGGGGGCTTCGACGAGGAGTACTTCCTCTACTGGGAGGACGTCGATCTCTCGCATCGCGTGCTCGACCGGGGAGGGCGCTGGGCGCTCGTGGACGCGACGGTCGTGCACGATGCCGGCGGCACGCAGGAGGTGGTGCCCGGCCGCGCCAAGTCGGACATCTACTACTACTACAACATCCGGAATCGGCTGCTCTACGCGGCGAAGCACCTGGATGAGGAGCACGTGCGTGGATGGCTGCGCACCGCGCCGAGGGTCGGGCTGGATGTGCTGCTGCGGGGAGGACGGCGCCAGCTCGTGGTGTCGATCCGGCCCTGGCGGGCATACCTGCGCGCGCTGCGGGACGGGCGCCGGCTCGTCCGCGAGCATCGCACTGCCCGGCAGCCGCACACGACTCGCGGGGCCGTCCGATGA
- the aceB gene encoding malate synthase A, with translation MHDRIRITATASGQDRVLTDDALEFLLQLHDAFECTRRQLLQDRRARRAAFADGDTPRFLAATAHIRDDAGWRVAPPAPGLEDRRVEITGPIERKMTINALNSGAKVWLADCEDASSPLWRNVIASQVNLQDAIRGQIEFTSPAGKEYRVTAERTPTIVVRPRGWHLDEHRILVDGTPMSGSLVDFGLHCFHNAEELIARGAGPYFYLPKIENHREARLWNEVFVMAQQLLVLPQGTIRATVLIETITAAFEMEEILYELREHSAGLNAGRWDYLFSIIKAFRLRGEAFVLPDRSQLTMTAPFMRAYTEQLVRACHRRGAHAIGGMAAFVPSASDPEATERALAAVASDKSREAGDGFDGSWVAHPGLVATCREAFDAVLGARPNQLDRSREDVPVDGDALIDLSITRGEITDAGLRSNIEIGIRYLEAWLRGHGAVAIHSLMEDAATAEISRSQVWQWIYTESATDDGRSITTARCEGIVAELSQDFDRAPGNRFREAIALFREIALEPTYPAFLTLAGTERYLAEGVERTSTGSIPVQSEPEAVTAEAAASMPLSSAGTDDEAREREAA, from the coding sequence ATGCATGACCGCATCCGCATCACCGCCACCGCCTCGGGCCAGGACCGAGTCCTGACCGACGATGCGCTGGAGTTCCTGCTCCAGCTGCACGACGCGTTCGAGTGCACGCGGCGCCAGCTGCTGCAGGATCGCCGCGCGCGCCGCGCCGCGTTCGCCGACGGCGACACCCCGCGCTTCCTGGCCGCGACCGCGCACATCCGCGACGACGCCGGCTGGCGGGTCGCCCCGCCGGCTCCCGGCCTGGAGGATCGCCGAGTGGAGATCACCGGCCCGATCGAGCGCAAGATGACCATCAATGCGCTGAACTCGGGCGCGAAGGTCTGGCTGGCCGACTGCGAGGATGCCTCGAGCCCGCTCTGGCGCAATGTCATCGCGAGCCAGGTCAACCTGCAGGACGCGATCCGGGGGCAGATCGAGTTCACGAGCCCCGCGGGCAAGGAGTATCGGGTCACAGCGGAGCGCACGCCGACCATCGTCGTGCGCCCCCGCGGCTGGCACCTCGACGAGCACCGGATCCTCGTCGACGGCACCCCCATGTCGGGCTCGCTGGTCGACTTCGGCCTGCACTGCTTCCACAACGCCGAGGAGCTCATCGCGAGGGGCGCAGGACCGTACTTCTACCTGCCGAAGATCGAGAACCACCGCGAGGCTCGGCTCTGGAACGAGGTCTTCGTGATGGCGCAGCAGTTGCTCGTGCTGCCGCAGGGCACGATCCGCGCGACCGTGCTGATCGAGACGATCACCGCCGCCTTCGAGATGGAGGAGATCCTCTACGAGCTGCGGGAGCACTCGGCCGGCCTGAACGCCGGACGCTGGGACTACCTGTTCTCAATCATCAAGGCGTTCCGGCTGCGGGGCGAGGCGTTCGTGCTGCCGGACCGCTCACAGCTGACGATGACGGCCCCGTTCATGCGCGCCTACACCGAGCAGCTGGTGCGCGCCTGCCACCGTCGTGGCGCGCACGCGATCGGCGGCATGGCGGCGTTCGTGCCGAGCGCCTCCGACCCGGAGGCCACCGAGCGCGCGCTGGCGGCCGTCGCGAGCGACAAGTCCCGCGAGGCCGGCGACGGCTTCGACGGCTCCTGGGTCGCGCACCCCGGGCTCGTGGCGACCTGCCGCGAGGCCTTCGACGCGGTGCTGGGAGCGCGCCCGAACCAGCTCGATCGCAGCCGCGAGGACGTGCCGGTGGATGGCGATGCGCTCATCGATCTGTCGATCACGCGCGGCGAGATCACCGACGCGGGCCTGCGCTCCAACATCGAGATCGGCATCCGCTACCTCGAGGCGTGGCTGCGCGGGCACGGCGCCGTCGCGATCCACTCGCTGATGGAGGATGCCGCGACGGCCGAGATCTCGCGCTCACAGGTGTGGCAGTGGATCTACACCGAGTCGGCCACCGACGACGGTCGCAGCATCACCACCGCCCGATGCGAGGGCATCGTCGCCGAGCTCTCACAGGACTTCGACCGTGCTCCCGGCAACCGATTCCGTGAGGCGATCGCACTCTTCCGCGAGATCGCGCTGGAACCGACCTATCCCGCCTTCCTCACGCTCGCGGGCACCGAGCGCTACCTCGCCGAGGGTGTGGAGCGCACGAGCACCGGTTCCATCCCGGTGCAGTCCGAGCCCGAAGCGGTCACTGCCGAGGCGGCCGCGTCGATGCCGCTCTCGTCGGCCGGCACGGACGACGAGGCGCGCGAGCGCGAGGCCGCCTGA
- a CDS encoding ImmA/IrrE family metallo-endopeptidase has protein sequence MTRASSTTGTWNRPARSAPEPEPVDALQLGKSLRHARKQAGLTLDGVHDAIGLAPSQLSGFELGKREARFSQLQQLASLYGVTLAQLTGTAPPSKRAAMELRLERAMQSSTWQQKRLPTMRIGPRTPDDVLETMLALVDELDRVAEERVATPEEARRANTQLRSEMRSRDNHFPEIEAEAAAMLAKVGYQSGPLSQHLIAAITERLGFSLHHVGDLPHSTRSVMDYKRKRIYLSRSTRTGHDPRSVLLQALGHHVLGHSVPADFGAFLRQRIETNYFAAALLMPERTAAEFLANAKRERQLAVEDLRDAYAVSYEAAAHRLTNLATVHLGIPLHFQKVHESGIIYKAYENDGVTFPADHTGAIEGQPVCRRWTSREVFDVADKVNPFEQYTETPSGTFWCTAVTERSQSGEFSLSIGVPFSEAKWFRGRATKERSVSRCPDPTCCRQPPPDLAEEWAGQAWPSARAHSHLLAALPPGAFPGVDETEVYSFLAARD, from the coding sequence ATGACCCGCGCATCGTCGACCACTGGCACCTGGAACCGACCCGCGCGATCGGCCCCGGAGCCCGAGCCCGTCGACGCGCTGCAGCTGGGGAAGTCCCTGCGCCACGCTCGGAAGCAGGCGGGGCTCACGCTCGACGGCGTGCACGACGCCATCGGGCTCGCACCATCGCAGCTGTCGGGCTTCGAGCTCGGCAAGCGCGAGGCGCGCTTCTCGCAGCTGCAGCAGCTCGCGTCGCTCTACGGGGTCACGCTCGCGCAGCTCACCGGCACGGCACCGCCGTCGAAGCGTGCGGCCATGGAGCTGCGCCTCGAGCGCGCCATGCAGTCATCCACGTGGCAGCAGAAGCGGCTGCCGACGATGCGCATCGGTCCGCGCACGCCCGACGACGTGCTGGAGACGATGCTGGCGCTCGTGGACGAGCTGGATCGGGTCGCCGAGGAGCGCGTGGCGACGCCGGAGGAGGCGCGCAGAGCGAACACGCAGCTGCGCAGCGAGATGCGCTCGCGCGACAACCACTTCCCGGAGATCGAGGCGGAGGCCGCGGCGATGCTCGCGAAGGTCGGCTACCAGTCGGGGCCGCTGTCGCAGCACCTGATCGCCGCGATCACGGAGCGGCTGGGCTTCTCGCTCCACCACGTCGGCGACCTGCCGCACTCGACGCGCTCGGTGATGGACTACAAGCGCAAGCGCATCTACCTCTCGCGCTCGACGCGCACTGGCCACGACCCGCGTTCGGTGCTGCTGCAGGCGCTCGGCCATCACGTGCTGGGGCACTCCGTGCCCGCGGATTTCGGCGCGTTCCTGCGGCAGCGCATCGAGACGAACTACTTCGCGGCAGCACTGCTGATGCCCGAGCGCACCGCTGCCGAGTTCCTCGCGAACGCGAAGCGGGAGCGGCAGCTCGCGGTCGAGGATCTCCGCGACGCGTACGCGGTCTCGTACGAAGCCGCCGCGCATCGCCTGACGAACCTGGCGACCGTGCACCTGGGGATACCGCTGCACTTCCAGAAGGTGCACGAGTCGGGCATCATCTACAAGGCCTACGAGAACGACGGTGTGACGTTCCCCGCCGACCACACCGGCGCCATCGAGGGGCAGCCGGTCTGCAGGCGGTGGACGAGCCGGGAGGTCTTCGACGTCGCCGACAAGGTGAACCCGTTCGAGCAGTACACCGAGACCCCGTCCGGCACCTTCTGGTGCACGGCGGTGACCGAGCGCAGCCAGAGCGGCGAGTTCTCGCTCTCGATCGGCGTGCCGTTCTCGGAGGCGAAGTGGTTCCGGGGCCGGGCGACCAAGGAGCGATCGGTGTCGCGCTGCCCGGATCCCACCTGCTGCCGACAGCCGCCGCCCGACCTCGCCGAGGAGTGGGCGGGCCAGGCCTGGCCGAGCGCGCGGGCGCACTCGCACCTGCTGGCGGCGCTGCCGCCGGGCGCGTTCCCCGGCGTCGACGAGACCGAGGTCTACAGCTTCCTGGCTGCGCGCGACTAG